The Psychrobacillus sp. FSL K6-2836 nucleotide sequence ACATACGGAACCTAAATTTGTTCTTCCGTACGGGGCAAATGTGGAAATTAATTGTGAAAATGTAACGTTTTCTATTTTAGATAGTGGAGTGGAGTAATTGATGTCTTCTTATATAGTTGTAGGTGGTGGAATTTTGGGAGCATCCACTGCATATCATCTCGCAAAACGAAATGTGAAGGTTACTCTAGTGGATCGTCAGGATAAGGGGCAGGCATCCGCTGCAGCTGCTGGAATAATTTGCCCTTGGATTTCCCAAAGAAGAAATAAAAAGTGGTACGCATTAGTTAAAAATGGTGCACATTATTATAAACAGCTTGTGGAAGAGTTAGAGGCTTTAGGAGAAACTTCCACAGGCTATAAACAGGTGGGGGCTATTGCACTTCAAAATGATCCGAAAAAACTTCAGAAAATGCTAGAGCGAGCTCTGGAAAAAAGAGTGGATGCACCGGAAATTGGTGAGTTGAAAATATTATCACCAGAAGAGACGAAAGTACAATTTCCTCTAATATCAGAAGACTTCACTTCCTTATATGTGGAGGGTGCTGCTCGAGTAGACGGCGGTGGGATGCGCGATGCATTAATAAGCGCTGCTAAAAAGCTTGGGACAGAAGTGATCTATGGCAATGCCACATTTTCGAATGGTGTTTTAAAAGTGGATGGTCAGCTAATGGAAGCAAATGCAATCGTATTTACTGCAGGTGCGTGGGGCAATGAGTTACCACAGAAGCTTGGTGTTGATATGAAAGTTAGTTTTCAAAAAGCACAAATCATGCATTTTCTAGTGAATAATTTGGACACTGGAGAATGGCCGGTCGTGTTGCCTCCTACTAATCAGTATTTATTAACATTTGATAATGGGAAAGTTGTAGCAGGGTCTACATACGAAGAAAATACTGGTTATGATACAGAGGTGACAGAGGCTGGTAAGAAAGAGCTTCTAGAGAACGCTATAAGTATCGCTAGTTCACTGGAGAATGCTTCAGTTGAAGAAGTTCGAGTAGGATTTAGACCATATACGCCAGAATTTCTTCCGGTAATTGGGAAGTTACCTGGCTATGAGTCCATTTATTTTTCCAACGGATTAGGGGCCTCTGGTTTAACAGCAGGGCCATTTGTTGGAGCAGAGCTAGCTAGATTCATCTTAGGGGAAGAAACGATTCTGAATTTAACTGATTATGTACCAATGTAAAGATTAACATGGGGGTTGGGGATTGTGAATTATTCACAGGTAGAAGAAGTAAACGATATGACAGTGGTTGAGGCTTTAGAAAAGAATTTAGCTATTATCCGATTCGATTTAGATCGTCGAGTTGCTTATGTAAATGAAAACTTTGCAAAAGAAATCGGCTATTCTGTTAGTGAATTAATGGGGAAGCAGCATAAAGAATTATGTTTCCCTGCTTTTGCAAAAAGTCCGGAATATGAAAAGTTTTGGAAGGATTTAATTGGCGGAAAGAATTTTCAAGATAAGGTGGAGCGTAAAACTAAACAAGGTAATAGTGTTATGTTAGAAGCAACTTATATGCCGATATTTGGCTCTGCAGGAAAGGTGTTAGGGGTAACTAAAGTCGCGACAAATGTAACGGAACGTCATGAAATATTGCTGAATGTGACGGAAGAACTTAAAGAGATGTCAATGGAATTAAGTACACGTGCAGAGGTCGGTACAAATAGAAGTGAGAAATTACTTCAGCGAATTGATGAGATTGCGACCGGCTCAAAAGAGAATACGGATACTTTGTACAGCCTACAAGTACAAGCAGATTCTATCCGCGGGATTGTGCAAACGATTCGAGAAATTGCAGCTCAAACGAATTTACTTGCATTGAATGCGGCGATAGAAGCGGCGCGGGCAGGAGAACATGGAAGAGGATTTAATGTAGTAGCCCAGGAAGTGCGTAAATTAGCTGGAAGAGTAGAGAACTCCATCGTGGAAGTACGTGAAAATATCGAAGGCATCGCGAAGCAAGTAGAGAAAGTAACGAGTAGTAATAGCAATTCTCAGGCAAGTATAGAAAAAAGTCAGGAAGAAATACGTTCTGCTTTAGAGGAGTTCAAAGATATTTCATCAGCGGCTATCAAATTAGAAAGTCAGACGGCTGAATTTGTGAAAATGATTTAAGAAGGTCTCTTAGCGTATATTCCAACCTAAATCATGTTAAACTAGATGAGGTATAGGAGGTACAGCGGATGAGTAAATATTTCATAGGATATATTGAAATCGAACGGCAAATAGATTTCTATTTTCAAATGAAGCAGGTTGAAAAACAATTCGAACTCCAGTTAACGATGGATGGAATCATATCTGAGCGCAATAAGTTTAAGCTGCAGCATGTGTATGATGTATCTCATAAACCATTCTCGTTTGGAGGTGGCCTTTTATATCTACATACAAACCAAGGTGTTTTTCCATTTCAAATTCAAGAAAATCCATCTAACTTTATACAAGGCTTTAAGTTATTGAAAACTGAACACTCGTGAACATCTACGTTTTAATAAGGCGTGGATGTTTTTTTTAGTGGGGGCGCATGGCAGCGTGCCTCGGGCGGATACGCTATGCTCTTGGGCGGATAGCGCAAATCCCCGGACGTTCGCTACCCTCCCGAGCGGATAGCGACGTGGCTAGGGCGGATAAGTTATGCTATCGGGCGCATGGCAGTCTGGCTCGAGCGGATACGCCACTCTATGGGGCGGGTAGCGCAAAAATCTGGGACGTTCGCTATCCTCCCAAGCGGATAGCGTCCTGGCTGGGACGGATGCGTTATGCTATCGGGCGCATGGCAGCCTGGCTCGAGCGGATACGCCACTCTCTCGGGCGGATAGCCCAAAAATCTGGGGCGTTGCTATCCTCCCGGGCGGATAGCGACGTGGCTAGGGCGGATGCGTTAAGCTATCGGGCGCATGGCAGCCTGGCTCGAGCGGATACGCCACTCTCTCGGGCGGATAGCCCAAAAATCTGGGGCGTTGCTACCCTCCCGAGCGGATAGCGACGTGGCTAGGGCGGATGCGTTATGCTATCGGGCGCATGGCAGCCTGGCTCGAACGGATACGCCACTCTCTCGGGCGGATAGCGCAAAAATCTGGGACGTTCGCTATCCTCCCGAGCACATGACAGCTTGGCTAGTGCATATACGGCTTTAATCCTAGGCACAAGATACCACTGGTTTGTGAATTTCGACTGAATTTTATGAATCATAGAACATATTTGTGGGTGATTGTAAATAGGGATAAGCGTGCTATAATGAGAAATATTCAAATAGCAACAACTCGTATAATAGCAGGGATATGGCCTGCAAGTTTCTACCAGCTTACCGTAAACAAGCTGACTATGGGTGGCGATGAAATACTTGGTTTATGGCATTATTGCCATAATCTATTTTATTTCGATTCGACTTTTTTAGCTCGAATGACATTGCTCCACTCCATAACTGAGTGGCTGCAATATCATTCGGGCTTTTTATTTGTCCAAATTAAAACTCGAGAGGGAATGATTAATAATGAAATTACTACAAGATAAAATTATTAAAAACGGTAAAGTTTTATCAGAAAATGTATTAAAAGTAGATTCTTTTTTAAATCATCAAATTGATCCTGTGTTAATGCAGGCAATAGGCAACGAGTTTGCAGCTCGTTATAAGGATGCGGGCATAACAAAAATACTAACGATTGAATCTTCAGGTATTGCACCTTCTATGTTTGCAGGACTTACATTAGGGGTTCCAGTTGTATTCGCAAGAAAGCGTAAATCATTAACTCTTTCTGACAATCTATTTACTTCGAAGGTGCACTCTTTTACTAAAGGAGAAACGAATGATATTTCCGTTTCAAAAGATTTTATTAACCATGAAGATACGGTATTGATCATTGATGACTTTTTGGCTAATGGACAAGCTGCATTAGGTCTTTTAGATATTGTAAATCAAGCAGAAGCAGAAACTGCAGGTGTTGGAATAGTTATTGAAAAGGGTTTTCAGCCTGGTGGAAAACTTATTCGTGATAAAGGTATTCGTGTAGATTCACTTGCCAATATTAAATCATTAGCAAACGGTAAAGTTGAGTTTTTTGAGGAGGAAACGGTAAGATGAATAGCGCTTTAAAAAACACTGCGCTCGGTATTCAGCATGTCCTTGCAATGTACGCAGGAGCGGTTATTGTACCGCTAATCGTTGGGGGAGCAATTGGTCTAACGACGGAACAGCTTACGTATTTAGTAGCTATTGATATATTAATGTGTGGTGTGGCAACCATTTTACAGGTTATGAGTAACCGATTTTTTGGAATAGGGCTCCCTGTAGTATTAGGATGTACATTCACTGCAGTTGGACCAATGATCGCTATAGGTGGGGATTACGGGGTTTCTGCTATTTATGGAGCAATTATTGTTTCTGGTGTAGTCGTTATATTAATAAGTGGATTTTTTGGGAAGCTTGTAAAGTTTTTCCCTCCTGTTGTAACTGGTTCTGTTGTAACTATTATTGGGATTACGTTAATACCCGTTGCTATCAATAATATGGGGGGCGGAGAAGGAGCAGAAGACTTTGGTTCCGTTTCTAACATTCTGTTAGCCTTTGGTACCCTGATATTTATTGTATTGTTATACCGCTTCTCTACAGGTTTTATAAAAGCTATTTCTATTTTAATAGGGATTGTTGGTGGAACAATTGCAGCAGCATTTATGGGGAAAGTTGACTTTTCTCCTGTTCGAGATTCAGATTTCTTCCATATGATTCAACCATTCTACTTTGGTACACCAACTTTTGAAGTTTCACCTATTATTACAATGACTTTAGTAGCGATAGTATCGTTAGTCGAATCGACTGGAGTGTACTTTGCACTCGGTGATATGCTTGGGAAGAAAATAGAAAAAGAGGATCTAACGAAAGGTTATCGTGCGGAAGGAATTGCCGTGGTATTAGGTGGTGTTTTCAACTCATTCCCTTATACAACGTTTTCTCAAAACGTAGGGCTTATGCAAATCTCAGGTGTTAAGACGAAAACAGTTATTTATATAACTGGAGCAATGCTTATCGTACTTGGCTTCATCCCTAAGATTGCTTCTCTTACAACAATCATTCCTGAGTCCGTGTTAGGCGGAGCAATGATTGCTATGTTCGGAATGATTGTAGCACAAGGGATAAAAATGTTAAGTAAAGTAGTGTCCGATACTGAGGATAATTCGATGATAATAGCATGTTCAATTGGTATTGGGCTTGGTGTGACAGTGGTTCCTGAGTTATTTGCTGAGTTACCAAAGAACATGAAAATATTGACGAGTAATGGGATTGTAGCAGGAAGCGTGACCGCAATCGTTTTAAATATCGTCTTTAACATGATTCCAAGAAGAAAAAAGAAGTAAAACTATTAAATTCAAATAAGATTTTACCTTGAAATACCCCACATATTTTGAGGTAAAATATGATAAAATGTCGCCTACTTTTTCTATTCATTTAGATTAAAGGAGGGGACATTTTTTATGAGAAAAAGGGTGCATCTTAGAGGTAGAGATTTAAGTGATGATGTAATTGTTTCATTCACGTTTCAACAAGCATTTGATTATTTTTATTCAGCTAAGAAATTAGAAGATATGCGAAAGACCACTCTAATAACTTACAAAGAACATTTTAATTTTTTTATGAATTGGGTCAGAAATACCAATAAAGATATTGGACTTGTTAAAACAAAACCCCTAGTATATCAACTTTCACGCACATATAAATTTTGACAATTAACCTATCATTTAGATATATTGTCATGGTACTATATGGGTAAATATGTTTACAGGGGTGAGAATAATAAAAGATTTTAAAACAGGAAATGAGAAAAAAGTTCAGAAGGTGATTGATGAGAGGAAAACTCCTAATACTAGTCCTCAACCGTTCAAGTTCGTCCAATCTCCTGATTTATTTAAAAAAAATACATTTAATGAATCAAGAAAGTTTACAATGGGTAGGAATATGAAAAAA carries:
- a CDS encoding nucleobase:cation symporter-2 family protein — its product is MNSALKNTALGIQHVLAMYAGAVIVPLIVGGAIGLTTEQLTYLVAIDILMCGVATILQVMSNRFFGIGLPVVLGCTFTAVGPMIAIGGDYGVSAIYGAIIVSGVVVILISGFFGKLVKFFPPVVTGSVVTIIGITLIPVAINNMGGGEGAEDFGSVSNILLAFGTLIFIVLLYRFSTGFIKAISILIGIVGGTIAAAFMGKVDFSPVRDSDFFHMIQPFYFGTPTFEVSPIITMTLVAIVSLVESTGVYFALGDMLGKKIEKEDLTKGYRAEGIAVVLGGVFNSFPYTTFSQNVGLMQISGVKTKTVIYITGAMLIVLGFIPKIASLTTIIPESVLGGAMIAMFGMIVAQGIKMLSKVVSDTEDNSMIIACSIGIGLGVTVVPELFAELPKNMKILTSNGIVAGSVTAIVLNIVFNMIPRRKKK
- a CDS encoding NAD(P)/FAD-dependent oxidoreductase, which translates into the protein MSSYIVVGGGILGASTAYHLAKRNVKVTLVDRQDKGQASAAAAGIICPWISQRRNKKWYALVKNGAHYYKQLVEELEALGETSTGYKQVGAIALQNDPKKLQKMLERALEKRVDAPEIGELKILSPEETKVQFPLISEDFTSLYVEGAARVDGGGMRDALISAAKKLGTEVIYGNATFSNGVLKVDGQLMEANAIVFTAGAWGNELPQKLGVDMKVSFQKAQIMHFLVNNLDTGEWPVVLPPTNQYLLTFDNGKVVAGSTYEENTGYDTEVTEAGKKELLENAISIASSLENASVEEVRVGFRPYTPEFLPVIGKLPGYESIYFSNGLGASGLTAGPFVGAELARFILGEETILNLTDYVPM
- a CDS encoding methyl-accepting chemotaxis protein translates to MNYSQVEEVNDMTVVEALEKNLAIIRFDLDRRVAYVNENFAKEIGYSVSELMGKQHKELCFPAFAKSPEYEKFWKDLIGGKNFQDKVERKTKQGNSVMLEATYMPIFGSAGKVLGVTKVATNVTERHEILLNVTEELKEMSMELSTRAEVGTNRSEKLLQRIDEIATGSKENTDTLYSLQVQADSIRGIVQTIREIAAQTNLLALNAAIEAARAGEHGRGFNVVAQEVRKLAGRVENSIVEVRENIEGIAKQVEKVTSSNSNSQASIEKSQEEIRSALEEFKDISSAAIKLESQTAEFVKMI
- a CDS encoding xanthine phosphoribosyltransferase, which encodes MKLLQDKIIKNGKVLSENVLKVDSFLNHQIDPVLMQAIGNEFAARYKDAGITKILTIESSGIAPSMFAGLTLGVPVVFARKRKSLTLSDNLFTSKVHSFTKGETNDISVSKDFINHEDTVLIIDDFLANGQAALGLLDIVNQAEAETAGVGIVIEKGFQPGGKLIRDKGIRVDSLANIKSLANGKVEFFEEETVR